Below is a genomic region from Gimesia sp..
CGTACCTGACCGGTTTACGGAGTGAGCTGGAGGCTGCGGCCATTGTCGATCCTGAAGAGATCAGCCCCGATGTGGTGACGATGAATTCCAAGGTCACCCTGGTCGATCTGGATATCAATGAAGATGAGACCTATGTGCTCGTCTATCCGGACCAGGCTAATATCGCCAGCGGAAGGTTGTCGATTCTGACGCCGATTGGGACTGCTATATTAGGCTGTAAAACAGGCGATGTGGTGAGTGGAAACGCCAGCCGCATGCAGATTAAAGAGATTGTTTTTCAGCCGGAACGGGCGCGGGTCCCTTCCTGAATGCCCTGGCTGTTTTTACGTTGAATTCACAAACAGCCTGAAATGGTAAGGGCTGTCAACCGCGTTTGACGAGCGCTCCCCGTCGCGTTGACA
It encodes:
- a CDS encoding GreA/GreB family elongation factor, producing the protein MNFKQKQIVITRNDYYKLSRLLNSEYTQAIGNKPYLTGLRSELEAAAIVDPEEISPDVVTMNSKVTLVDLDINEDETYVLVYPDQANIASGRLSILTPIGTAILGCKTGDVVSGNASRMQIKEIVFQPERARVPS